The following are encoded in a window of Onthophagus taurus isolate NC chromosome 3, IU_Otau_3.0, whole genome shotgun sequence genomic DNA:
- the LOC139429512 gene encoding putative gustatory receptor 28b, which translates to MTTIEKNVKNATFTALSPIYYVSRLLGIAPYYMDKTKKFKTSSNSYNIWFIPLQGIIFVSTCYYLVVFINFMKTVSVFAYLGMTVYSLTTIIQIIYIVITNSVLKNKRVRLLNELERNRRNLEKIGIIVDFNDIKKYFLFYIIILNVFVFADFSFILIWHYGDYKNLLLTIHVAIVNDIFYVIPTVEIIQVSSCIRLYGECINGINEYLKTFLRNNNYINLKKTLNSYIETYKNLINFNDSISSLIVINFTTNFTLIVLEIYSSILPVMKHNLNPLIILQIFIIFLSGLGVIFCLSAYEYCKIKLNATKSVVFNLMLNVNDVRMKEELNGFTLAMVHFKPELSALLFNLDFRMITTLCGAINTYTLLLIQSDYNVDVYSIYRNQSNS; encoded by the exons ATGACcacaatagaaaaaaatgtaaaaaatgctACATTTACGGCTTTATCACCGATTTATTATGTTTCAAGATTACTTGGTATCGCACCTTATTACATGGACAAAAcgaaaaagtttaaaacgtCATCGAATTCTTATAATATATGGTTTATTCCTTTACAAGGAATAATTTTCGTTTCGACCTGTTACTATTTGGTggtattcattaattttatgaaaaccGTTTCGGTTTTTGCTTATTTAGGAATGACAGTTTACAGTTTAACAACGATCATCCAAATAATTTACATCGTAATAACTAATTCTGtccttaaaaataaacgagTACGCTTATTAAACGAATTAGAAAGAAATCGAAgaaatttagagaaaattgGGATTATAGTggattttaatgatattaaaaaatattttttattctacattattattttaaacgtATTCGTTTTTGCggatttttcgtttattttaatatggCATTATGgcgattataaaaatttattactcacGATTCATGTTGCGATTGTTAACgacattttttatgttattccAACTGTTGAGATTATACAGGTATCGTCTTGTATTAGATTATACGGGGAATGTATAAACGGTATTAATGAGTATTTAAAAACGTTTCTTcgcaataataattatattaatttaaagaaaactttaaattcttACATAGAAACTTATAAGAATCTTATCAATTTTAACGATTCAATTTCtagtttaattgttattaattttacaacaaattttactttaatcGTTTTGGAGATTTATAGCAGTATTCTTCCTGTTATGAAACATAATTTAAATCCACTCATTATCttgcaaatttttatcatatttttatcTGGATTGGgagtaattttttgtttgtctgCTTATgaatattgtaaaataaag ctaaatgcaacaaaaagtgttgtttttaatttaatgttgaaTGTAAATGATGTTCGAATGAAAGAGGAG TTAAATGGTTTTACTTTAGCAATGGTTCATTTCAAACCGGAGTTATCagctttattatttaatttagacTTTAGAATGATAACGACG ttatgtGGAGCAATTAATACTtacactttattattaatccaATCCGATTATAACGTGGATGTTTATAGTATATACAGAAATCAAtcaaattcataa
- the LOC139429513 gene encoding zinc finger MYM-type protein 5-like encodes MVSTCIPVDVYTCNLILLARQFLLAPLNPCMCKLTIKRITTPLARFFENVPSPSTSIATFTEEQKNKGEDKGENTDIKNSDEDLEKDNERSQDLNNTLINLKDPGLCPDVLEDKKRVFLIENKPEQIRGIAFPINNAKRSFSERYYNKILPNNELASRNWLLYSSSKDAVFCYNCKLFSYPREDSALLKGGYNDWGHLSEAVRVHENSLNHIKCSQQLILLKNTLKMKTGVDAHHQSLIDIEKQR; translated from the coding sequence ATGGTTTCAACTTGCATACCAGTTGATGTTTACAcatgcaatttaattttactggCGCGCCAGTTTTTATTGGCGCCACTAAATCCATGCATGTGTAAACTCACTATTAAGCGAATTACTACACCCCTTGCaaggttttttgaaaatgttccaTCGCCATCGACGTCAATTGCAACGTTCAcggaagaacaaaaaaataaaggagaAGATAAAGGAGAAAACACAGACATTAAAAACAGTGACGAGGATCTCGAGAAAGATAACGAACGTAGTCaagatttaaataatacactaattaatttaaaagatccCGGATTATGTCCGGATGTTCTAGAAGACAAAAAAAGAGTTTTCTTAATCGAAAATAAACCCGAACAAATAAGAGGTATAGCATTTCCTATAAACAATGCTAAGAGAAGCTTTTCTGAAAGGTATTACAATAAAATCCTTCCAAATAACGAATTGGCTTCTAGAAATTGGTTATTATACTCATCTTCAAAAGATGCAGTGTTTTGTTATAATTGTAAGCTATTTTCATATCCACGAGAAGACAGTGCTCTACTCAAAGGCGGTTATAATGACTGGGGTCATTTGTCAGAAGCTGTGAGGGTTCATGAAAACTCactaaatcatataaaatgttcccaacaattaatattattaaagaatacCCTGAAAATGAAAACTGGTGTAGATGCACATCATCAATCATTAATAGATATCGAAAAACAAAGATAG
- the LOC139429514 gene encoding zinc finger MYM-type protein 1-like: MLQNTKISLVDSTEKLKSLEKILINFRTDDHFHKLCNSASLVAESIQLDPDFLPEPRRRRRNQFDYQRGEETLLSSKDSFRINFFLAILDRTIQAIRERFEQLKNYTDIFFFLHNVPTLNDMPEEQLLQKCKILESKLTNLSDEECPRDIIASDLCREIRLINGFITKEQTPIEVLSFIHRNSLTSEFSNLSIALRILLTIPVAVATGERSFSKLKLIKNYLRTTMSQERLNNLALISIENTVSQTLNLSEIVAEFAAAKARKITFL; encoded by the coding sequence ATGCttcaaaatactaaaataagcTTAGTGGATTCAACTGAAAAACTGAAATCGCTAGAAAAGATTCTTATCAATTTTAGAACCGATgatcattttcataaattgtgCAATTCTGCTTCTTTGGTCGCCGAAAGCATACAGCTAGATCCAGATTTTCTACCGGAACCCCGTAGGAGAAGGCGGAATCAGTTTGACTACCAACGCGGAGAAGAAACCTTGCTATCATCAAAAGAtagttttagaataaattttttcttggcTATACTTGATAGGACAATACAAGCGATTCGTGAAAGATTcgaacaattaaaaaattacaccGATATATTCTTCTTCTTACATAATGTTCCCACATTAAATGATATGCCTGAAGAGCAGCTTCtccaaaaatgtaaaatcttAGAAAGTAAGCTTACAAACCTAAGTGATGAAGAATGTCCGAGGGATATTATTGCCTCTGATTTATGCAGAGAAATACGGTTGATTAATGGTTTTATTACTAAAGAGCAAACGCCCATAGAAGTTTTAAGCTTCATTCATAGAAATAGCTTAACTTCCGAGTTCTCAAATTTATCGATAGCATTAAGAATTTTGTTAACTATTCCAGTAGCTGTTGCTACCGGGGAGAGGTCCTTctcgaaattaaaattaataaagaattatcTTAGAACAACAATGTCCCAAGAACGACTAAACAATCTAGCATTAATATCTATCGAAAATACAGTCAGCCAAACTTTAAACCTTAGTGAAATTGTAGCTGAGTTTGCTGCCGCCAAAGcaagaaaaataacttttctatAA